One window from the genome of Crassostrea angulata isolate pt1a10 chromosome 2, ASM2561291v2, whole genome shotgun sequence encodes:
- the LOC128174320 gene encoding plasminogen-like: protein MNINDRINDYAPTLPYWEFEKYEGQEDLFEIRQNTRFNTYIHFNLTGLVEDECKRSSSGYDYTGKVSVTQSGRICQAWNSQTPHSHPRTSLPENYCRNPDGEPAPWCYTTDPKKRFEICNIPYCVTRPLECIRKNDPIGRKYFGTINVTKKGEPCQRWDSQTPHTHRFDELADQDNYCRNSIDGTGPWCYTTNANNRWEYCTIPHC, encoded by the exons atgaacataaatgATAGAATCAATGACTATGCCCCCACCCTCCCGTATTGGGAGTTTGAG AAGTACGAAGGCCAAGAAGACTTATTCGAGATTCGacaaaatacgagattcaatACATATATACACTTTAACCTTACAGGTCTTGTTGAAGACGAATGTAAAAGATCCAGTTCAGGCTACGATTATACAGGAAAGGTTAGCGTAACACAATCTGGGAGAATCTGTCAAGCATGGAATTCTCAGACTCCGCATTCACACCCTCGTACCAGTCTCCCAGAAAACTATTGCAGAAACCCGGATGGTGAGCCCGCTCCATGGTGCTATACTACAGATCCAAAAAAGCGCTTTGAAATCTGCAACATCCCTTATTGTG TGACACGCCCATTGGAATGCATTCGAAAGAATGATCCTATTGGTAGGAAATACTTTGGGACTATAAACGTGACAAAAAAGGGAGAACCATGTCAGCGCTGGGATTCCCAAACACCACATACACACAGGTTTGATGAACTGGCTGATCAAGACAACTATTGTCGAAACTCAATCGACGGCACAGGTCCTTGGTGTTATACGACAAATGCCAACAACCGATGGGAGTACTGTACAATTCCACATTGCTAG